The sequence below is a genomic window from Nostoc flagelliforme CCNUN1.
ATCGCAATAAAATTCTGATGTTCGAGTCAGAAGACGACGCCACCCGCTTTGCCCTGATGTTAGAAGCTCAGGATTTTCCCTCACCTACACCAGAGCCGATCGATGCTGAGGAAATCAAGGAATTTTGCGAAAGTGCTGGATATGAATGGGAAATCATCCCAGAAAACAGCAATTTAGTTGTAACTCCCCCAGAACTTAACGTAGAAAAAACCGACTGGCAAGAAGACGCCCAGAAGGAGGATACTGTTGAAGACACCTTCCCTCTCAATCAACAGCCACTAGAAGAACCAGAATTGTCTGATTCTGAACTAGAGAAGATGCGTCGCAAATTGGAAGGATTGTTGTAATTAGTCATTAGTCATTAGTCATTGGTCACTTGTACTGAGCCTTGTCGAAGTATTGGTCACTGGTCATTGGTCGCTAACTGACTAATGACAACGGACAAATGACAAAGGACAAAAAACAAATGACAAACTTGCAGGAACGTGGGCATCTTTTAACCGAGCTGGTAAATCCTAACAGTCTTAACTTAGACCAGCTCAGTTCTCTGGAATTGGTGGAGTTGTTTAATAGCGAAGACCAAAAGGCACTGGAGGCGGTTGCGGCAGCGAAAATTCAGTTGGCACAAGCAATTGATAGCACCGCAGAGCGTTTGCGCCACGGAGGACGCTTATTTTATATTGGTGCGGGCACAAGTGGCAGGTTAGGAGTGTTGGATGCTGCTGAGTGTCCACCTACTTTTTGTACGCCCCCAGAGTTGGTACAGGGGATTATTGCTGGTGGTGCTGGTGCACTGGTACGCAGTTCGGAGGATTTAGAAGACAGCATCGAAGATGGGGAGGCTGCGATCGCAGGGCGACAAATTACCCAGCTAGATGTCGTAGTCGGCATTACCGCAGGTGGGACAACGCCTTATGTCCACGGTGCGCTTCGTGCTGCTCGTCAGCGAGGAGCTAAGACTATTTTTATCGCCTGTGTTCCCGCAGAACAAGTTAGCTTTGATGCCGATATTGATATTCGCCTATTAACAGGACCAGAAATAATCGCTGGCTCAACTCGCCTGAAAGCTGGTACAGTCACGAAATTAGCTTTAAATATCCTTTCCACTGGGGTGATGGTCAAACTAGGCAAAGTTTACGGTAATCGCATGGTAGATGTAGCGGTAACAAATCAAAAGTTACGCGATCGCGCTTTGCGGATTTTGCAAGACCTCACAGGCTTAAGTCGGGAAGCCGCTGGTTTTTTATTAGAACGCAGTGGAAAATGGGTGAAGCTAGCATTATTAATGCACTGGACTGGATTGGAAAAAGACGATGGCGATCGGCTTCTTTCAGAACACCAAAGTAATCTTAGGGCAGCTGTTATTAGCTATCAAAACCACAACAAACCTTAAAGAAGTTCTTTTAAATACTTTATACAGTTAACGCTCTTTTATGATTCTGAAAAAATGAAATATTTGTAGGTTGGTTTGTAGCTTTGCTTCCCCGTGGGGGTAGAAAGTGAAACCCAAAAAATCAAGGATTCTTGGTGTTGGCTTACCCTGCGGGAAGCCCTTGCCTACGAAAGCTAAAAGCGTGTCGCAGACAGATGCTCCGCCTAGCTTGCTTCTTTGTTGGAGTATGCGTCTACGTTTCTCCACCCAATCTACCTCTAGATAAAAAACTTATCACAACAAACGTTTCTAATTTTTATCTCGTGAGAGTCATAAAAGAGCGTTAAGTATTATCAGTGGCAATTTCAGGCGTGTAGAAACATACATTAAGAAATGTAAATTTTAATAAATAGTTTTAACATATATTGTCAATCTCAATAAATGAAATAAAGATGGAGACTGCCAATCTTTCTTAAACAAAAATTCAGAAATTATACGGATATAATTCGGTATGAAAATTATTAAAATAATATATTAATACTGAATGCATCTTTTTTAATGATGTGGGCTATAGCAACCTAGTTGAGTGGTAATGTTTGCCGATAATAAACTCTGTACTACAGAAGTTTTTTCCTACTAAGATTTTTGCTATTTTCCTATATCGCTTGATTTTAATAAACTTGATTTAGGCTGCTATAAACGAAATGTATTTGCATTTATTGACGTATCTGCTGAACACTATATAGCTAGTGTGGGTTTTTCAATAGCTGGCTTTTTAATATAAGGAACAAAGTATGACCCACTCCGAACTTATTCTTTCAAATAACCTAGTTAATGAATTTAAAACTTGTACTCAGCTGCAATACAATGGTAAATTAAATATTAAAAGTTCTAAGGGTAGCCAATGGACTTTTTATTATCGGCTGGGACGGATAGTTTGGGCAACAGGTGGAACTCATCCCTTCCGCCGTTGGCGTAGACAGATGGCTCAAAATTGTCCCCAGATTGATGTTGATAAATTGCAGTTGCGTTTGCAAGACATATCAATGGATTACTGGGATTACCGCCTTTTAGAAATCTTTCATAAAAAACAGAAAATTCAGAGAGAACAGATTCAGTCTATTGCCGAAAACACCATAGCAGAAATATTATTTGACCTAGCTATGCAAGGAAATTTTGCTTCTATCAGTTGCAATCGCAGCCAAGAAGTTATCTTAGAAGCACCAATGAGCTTCACGAGTGCAGAAATGTCTGTAAAGCACATGCAAGACTCGTGGAAAATTTGGTCAGAAGCAGGTTTAGCAAATTTTTCTCCTGACTTGGCACCAATTCTACGGCGACCAGAACAACTTCAGCAGATGGTAAGTCCATCTGTCTACAAAAACTTTGTAAATTTAATCAACGGCAAATTATCTTTGCGAGATTTAGCCGTGAAAATGAAGCAGAGTGTATTGCCGCTCACTCGTTCATTGCTTCCCTACATCCTTAAAGGAATCATCGAATTGGTGGAAATACCTGACATGCCCTTAGTAGTTACTGAGGTCAACAATAAGTCTATCACCGCACAAGCAAAGAAATCGATTGCTCCACTAGTAGCCTGCGTAGATGATAGTCCTCAGGTCTGTAAAATGCTGGAGGATATTATCACTTCCAATGGACTAAGGTTTATCAAAATTCAAGATGCTGTACAAGCTCTCCCAACCCTCATTCAGGATAAACCAGACCTGATTTTCTTGGATTTGATTATGCCAGTCGCCAGTGGTTACGAAATTTGTACTCAGTTGCGGCGAATATCTGCCTTCGCCAATACACCAGTAATTATATTAACAGGTAGTGATGGTCTTTTAGATAGAGTTCGTGCCAAGGTAGTCGGTTCTACAGATTTTATTACTAAACCTGTAGTGCCTGACAAGGTAATGAGTATAATACGTAAATATTTACCTGCGTCGAGTGTATCCATCGACAAGAGTCAAGCTAATTTAGGAGTTTCTAAATAGGGATAATTAATAATTTTCCTTGATGATTAATCGTAAACTAATCTGATTATCTTGAAAGCTTTATTCCTTAGCACGAGCCTATTGCTTAAGAATAGCTATAACAAAAATATTTACAATTGATAAACTTTTTTACCTCAGTAAACATAAAATTACTGGTGTGATAAATAAGAAGTTCTAATTCACAATAGTTAAGTAAATGGGGGTCTTAAACCCACCTACTTTTTTTGTACAAAATCCGAATAAAACATATATTAAATTATGTTCATTACGTACTTTTTCGGAGGTTAATATATAAAGATTGAATCAAAATTAAACAAATACAGATTTTTGTATTTATAACAGTCCTATTTGAGTTTTCTGACAAAGACAAGGGGCTAGTCTCTAGTCGCTAACCCCTTGTCTTTGTCCACGCATCATTTAGGATTTGTATGTCTAATTTGTTTACATTCTTAAAAATTTTTAACGGGTAATGACCATGAACACTGTTTTAGTTGTTGAAGATGGCTTAACAGATATGGAAATAATCAGCCGTTACTTGCAACAAGCAGGTTATTCTGTGATTAGCGCCACAAGTAGTGAAGAAGCTCAAGACAAAATAGATAAAAATAAGCCAGACCTAATATTTCTCGACGTAATTTTACCAGGTAAAAGTGGCTTTGAAATTTGCCGAGAGTTGAAAAATAATCCCAACACTAGCAAAATACCTGTAGTTTTTTGCTCTACAAAAAATAGTGATGTAGATAAAATTTGGGGTAATATGTTGGGCGCTGATGGTTATTTATCAAAACCAATTGATCGAGAGGAATTAGTGGTAATTTTAAAGCGATTAATTAATTAGTAAAAACTTCATAAATCAACAAAAAGCTAAAAGCATATATTTCCAATCTAGAGCCTTTATAAAATAAAAGAATAATTGCAAATAGTGGCTATAGCTCAATAATCAAGCATAAAGGAACAATAACTTTGGAAACCAAGGAAAAGTTTTTAAGTTTTAATTTGGGAGCAAGGGATACAGCGATAATTTCGTTACAACACATTACAGAAGTTTTGCAAGTATCATTACCAGAAATATGTGGCGTTCCTCAGATGCCCAGTAGCGTCTTGGGTATCTATAACTGGCGCGGTGAGATGCTTTGGTTAGTAGATTTAGAGGCAATGTTAGGTTATCCTCCAATTTCGCAAGGAGCAAATTTACTTTCAAAAATGATGGCAATTGTTCTCGAAAATAAGGGTAAGTATTTGGGACTATTAGTACGACAACTAATAGATATTGAATGGCTAGATACTCAGGAAATGAAGCCCCCAACGAGCGAATTATTTTATTCTAAAATATCACCTTTTTTACAGGGATACTTTATTAATGATTCTGAAGACATGATTTTTAATTTGGATGCCATAACAATTATCCAAGCTCCCATGTGGAAAATTCATAATTAAACGGTTTGTCGTGGGTGATTAGGCATATTACTTTAATAATTCCTAATCTTTCTTAGCCAAATACTAATTCATTCTTCTCTGCCTAAT
It includes:
- a CDS encoding DUF3110 domain-containing protein; protein product: MITPMRVFVLIFNARTENEGIHTIREGDRNKILMFESEDDATRFALMLEAQDFPSPTPEPIDAEEIKEFCESAGYEWEIIPENSNLVVTPPELNVEKTDWQEDAQKEDTVEDTFPLNQQPLEEPELSDSELEKMRRKLEGLL
- the murQ gene encoding N-acetylmuramic acid 6-phosphate etherase, whose product is MTNLQERGHLLTELVNPNSLNLDQLSSLELVELFNSEDQKALEAVAAAKIQLAQAIDSTAERLRHGGRLFYIGAGTSGRLGVLDAAECPPTFCTPPELVQGIIAGGAGALVRSSEDLEDSIEDGEAAIAGRQITQLDVVVGITAGGTTPYVHGALRAARQRGAKTIFIACVPAEQVSFDADIDIRLLTGPEIIAGSTRLKAGTVTKLALNILSTGVMVKLGKVYGNRMVDVAVTNQKLRDRALRILQDLTGLSREAAGFLLERSGKWVKLALLMHWTGLEKDDGDRLLSEHQSNLRAAVISYQNHNKP
- a CDS encoding response regulator; the protein is MTHSELILSNNLVNEFKTCTQLQYNGKLNIKSSKGSQWTFYYRLGRIVWATGGTHPFRRWRRQMAQNCPQIDVDKLQLRLQDISMDYWDYRLLEIFHKKQKIQREQIQSIAENTIAEILFDLAMQGNFASISCNRSQEVILEAPMSFTSAEMSVKHMQDSWKIWSEAGLANFSPDLAPILRRPEQLQQMVSPSVYKNFVNLINGKLSLRDLAVKMKQSVLPLTRSLLPYILKGIIELVEIPDMPLVVTEVNNKSITAQAKKSIAPLVACVDDSPQVCKMLEDIITSNGLRFIKIQDAVQALPTLIQDKPDLIFLDLIMPVASGYEICTQLRRISAFANTPVIILTGSDGLLDRVRAKVVGSTDFITKPVVPDKVMSIIRKYLPASSVSIDKSQANLGVSK
- a CDS encoding response regulator transcription factor is translated as MNTVLVVEDGLTDMEIISRYLQQAGYSVISATSSEEAQDKIDKNKPDLIFLDVILPGKSGFEICRELKNNPNTSKIPVVFCSTKNSDVDKIWGNMLGADGYLSKPIDREELVVILKRLIN
- a CDS encoding chemotaxis protein CheW, with protein sequence METKEKFLSFNLGARDTAIISLQHITEVLQVSLPEICGVPQMPSSVLGIYNWRGEMLWLVDLEAMLGYPPISQGANLLSKMMAIVLENKGKYLGLLVRQLIDIEWLDTQEMKPPTSELFYSKISPFLQGYFINDSEDMIFNLDAITIIQAPMWKIHN